One genomic segment of Bacteroides caccae includes these proteins:
- a CDS encoding Cof-type HAD-IIB family hydrolase, producing MKYKLLVLDVDGTLLNDAKEISKRTLAALLKVQQMGVRIVLASGRPTYGLMPLAKSLELGNYGGFILSYNGCQIINAQNGEILFERRINPEMLPYLEKKARKNGFALFTYHDDTIITDSPENEHIQNEARLNNLRIIEETEFSAAVDFAPCKCMLVSDNEEALIGLEDHWKRRLNGALDVFRSEPYFLEVVPCAIDKANSLGALLEELDVKREEVIAIGDGVCDVTMIQLAGLGVAMGHSQDSVKICADYVTASNEEDGVAIAVEKAIIAEVRAAEIPLDQLNAQARHALMGNLGIQYTYAAEDRVEATMPVDHRTRQPFGILHGGASLALAETVAGLGSMILCQPDEIVVGMQVSGNHISSAHEGDTVRAVATIVHKGRSSHVWNVDVFTSTNKLVSSIRVVNSVMKKR from the coding sequence ATGAAGTATAAATTATTGGTTCTTGATGTAGACGGAACACTCCTTAATGACGCGAAAGAAATTAGTAAGCGTACATTAGCGGCTTTGTTGAAAGTTCAGCAAATGGGAGTGCGTATTGTATTGGCATCCGGCAGACCTACCTATGGATTAATGCCACTGGCCAAATCACTCGAACTTGGAAACTATGGAGGCTTTATTCTTTCATATAATGGTTGCCAGATTATAAATGCGCAGAACGGGGAAATTCTGTTCGAACGGCGGATTAATCCGGAGATGTTGCCGTATCTGGAAAAGAAAGCTCGGAAAAACGGTTTTGCCTTATTCACTTATCATGATGATACGATTATTACGGACTCTCCTGAAAATGAACATATTCAAAATGAAGCCCGGCTGAATAATCTGCGGATAATCGAGGAAACGGAATTTTCTGCCGCTGTTGATTTTGCACCCTGTAAGTGTATGTTGGTCAGCGATAATGAAGAAGCGTTGATCGGTCTGGAAGATCATTGGAAAAGAAGACTGAACGGAGCATTGGATGTTTTCCGTTCCGAGCCATATTTTCTGGAAGTCGTTCCTTGTGCCATAGATAAGGCCAACTCTTTGGGAGCTTTGTTGGAAGAACTGGACGTGAAGCGGGAAGAAGTGATTGCTATCGGCGACGGAGTATGTGATGTGACAATGATCCAACTGGCCGGACTCGGCGTAGCTATGGGACACTCGCAGGATTCCGTGAAGATTTGTGCTGACTATGTGACTGCTTCCAATGAAGAAGACGGAGTGGCAATTGCCGTTGAAAAGGCAATTATAGCTGAAGTGCGTGCGGCGGAGATACCTCTCGACCAACTGAATGCACAGGCGCGTCACGCTTTAATGGGAAATTTAGGAATCCAATATACGTATGCCGCTGAAGATCGTGTGGAAGCGACGATGCCGGTAGATCACCGTACCCGTCAGCCGTTCGGCATTCTGCATGGCGGAGCCAGTCTTGCATTGGCGGAGACAGTTGCCGGACTAGGTTCGATGATTCTTTGCCAGCCCGATGAGATTGTCGTGGGAATGCAGGTGAGCGGAAACCACATATCTTCTGCACACGAAGGAGACACGGTGCGTGCGGTAGCAACAATCGTGCATAAGGGACGTTCGTCCCATGTATGGAATGTGGACGTATTTACTTCAACCAACAAACTGGTGTCTTCCATACGGGTAGTCAACAGTGTGATGAAAAAAAGATAA
- a CDS encoding Dps family protein, producing MKTLELINLNESGANNVVASLQQLLADFQVYYTNLRGFHWNIKGHDFFVLHSQFEKMYDDTAEKVDEIAERILMLGGTPANKFSDYLKVANINEVDKISNGEQALNNILQSISYLIGEERKILSIASQSGDEVTVSMMSDYLKEQEKLVWMLTAYNSK from the coding sequence ATGAAAACTTTAGAACTTATCAATTTGAATGAATCAGGAGCAAACAACGTAGTAGCATCTTTGCAACAACTCTTAGCTGACTTCCAAGTGTATTACACTAATCTCCGTGGTTTCCACTGGAACATCAAAGGACACGACTTCTTTGTTCTCCACAGCCAATTCGAAAAAATGTATGATGACACTGCTGAAAAAGTAGATGAAATAGCAGAACGTATCCTCATGCTGGGTGGCACTCCTGCCAATAAGTTCAGCGACTACCTGAAGGTTGCCAACATCAACGAAGTAGATAAAATAAGCAACGGCGAACAGGCACTAAACAACATCCTTCAGTCTATCAGCTATCTGATTGGTGAAGAACGAAAAATTCTTTCTATTGCATCACAATCCGGAGACGAAGTTACCGTTTCGATGATGAGCGATTATCTGAAAGAACAGGAAAAATTAGTTTGGATGTTGACGGCTTATAATAGCAAGTAA
- the menD gene encoding 2-succinyl-5-enolpyruvyl-6-hydroxy-3-cyclohexene-1-carboxylic-acid synthase — translation MYTDKKNILQLVALLEAHGITKVVLCPGSRNIPLVHTLSNHPNFTCYPVTDERSAGYFAIGLALNGGKPAAVCCTSGTALLNLHPAVAEAFYQNVPLVVISADRPAAWIGQMDGQTLPQPGVFQNLVKKSVNLPEIHTEEDEWYCNRLVNEALLETKHHGKGPVHINVPISEPLFQFTSDALPEVRVITRYQGLNVYDRDYNDLIDRMNKYQKRMIIVGQMNLIYLFEKKHTKLLYKHFAWLTEHIGNQTVPGIPVKNFDAAIYAMPEEKIDQMTPELLITYGGHVVSKRLKNFLRQHPPKEHWHISPDGEIVDLYGALTTVIEMDPFEFLEKIASLMDNRTPEYPRVWENYCKIIPEPDFAYSEMAAVGALIKGLPESCALHLANSSVIRYAQLYSVPSTVEICCNRGTSGIEGSLSTAVGYAAASDKLNFIAIGDLSFFYDMNALWNVNVRPNLRILLLNNGGGEIFHTLRGLDMSGTSHKFIAAVHKTSAKGWAEERGFLYLQAENEVELAETMQIFTQPEEKERPLLLEVFTNKNKDARMLKNYYHQLKQK, via the coding sequence ATGTATACAGACAAGAAAAACATACTCCAACTGGTTGCGCTTCTCGAAGCACATGGAATAACGAAAGTCGTGTTATGTCCGGGTAGTCGTAATATCCCTCTCGTGCATACCTTGTCCAATCATCCGAACTTTACCTGTTATCCGGTGACGGATGAACGGAGTGCGGGCTATTTTGCCATTGGGCTGGCTTTGAATGGCGGCAAACCTGCTGCCGTCTGTTGTACTTCCGGCACGGCGTTGCTCAATCTTCATCCGGCTGTGGCGGAAGCATTTTATCAGAATGTTCCTCTGGTGGTTATTTCTGCCGACCGTCCTGCTGCCTGGATCGGACAAATGGATGGACAGACCTTGCCGCAACCCGGTGTTTTTCAGAATCTGGTCAAGAAGTCGGTCAACCTCCCGGAGATTCATACGGAAGAAGATGAATGGTATTGCAATCGTCTGGTGAACGAAGCCCTGTTGGAAACGAAACATCATGGGAAAGGACCGGTACATATCAACGTTCCTATTTCCGAACCTCTGTTTCAGTTTACGTCGGACGCATTGCCGGAAGTGCGTGTAATCACCCGTTATCAGGGGTTGAACGTGTATGACCGCGATTATAATGACCTCATTGACCGGATGAATAAATATCAGAAACGAATGATTATTGTCGGTCAGATGAATCTTATCTATCTGTTCGAGAAGAAACATACCAAATTATTATATAAACACTTTGCCTGGTTGACGGAACATATCGGTAATCAAACCGTACCCGGCATTCCGGTGAAAAACTTCGATGCGGCGATTTACGCAATGCCTGAGGAGAAGATAGACCAGATGACTCCCGAACTACTGATTACCTATGGCGGGCACGTTGTTTCCAAACGACTGAAGAACTTCCTTCGTCAACATCCGCCCAAAGAACATTGGCACATCTCTCCTGACGGTGAGATAGTCGACCTCTACGGAGCATTGACAACAGTCATTGAAATGGACCCGTTTGAGTTTCTGGAGAAAATAGCAAGCTTGATGGACAACCGTACACCGGAATATCCCCGTGTGTGGGAAAACTATTGTAAGATTATCCCCGAACCCGATTTTGCGTATTCGGAAATGGCGGCTGTCGGTGCATTGATAAAAGGCCTGCCGGAATCATGTGCGCTTCATCTGGCGAACAGTTCCGTGATCCGCTATGCACAGTTGTATTCCGTTCCTTCCACTGTCGAAATCTGTTGTAACCGGGGGACGAGTGGTATCGAAGGATCGCTTTCTACTGCTGTCGGTTATGCGGCTGCTTCCGACAAGCTGAATTTTATAGCTATCGGGGATTTGAGCTTCTTCTATGACATGAATGCTTTGTGGAATGTGAATGTCCGTCCCAATCTGCGCATCCTTTTGCTGAATAACGGAGGAGGGGAAATCTTCCATACGTTGCGGGGATTGGATATGTCGGGGACATCCCATAAATTCATTGCTGCTGTTCATAAAACCTCTGCCAAAGGCTGGGCGGAAGAACGCGGATTTCTTTATCTGCAAGCAGAGAATGAGGTGGAACTGGCAGAAACCATGCAAATCTTCACCCAACCGGAAGAAAAGGAACGTCCTCTGCTGCTGGAAGTGTTTACCAACAAAAACAAAGATGCCCGCATGCTGAAAAATTATTATCATCAACTAAAACAAAAATAG
- a CDS encoding DUF488 domain-containing protein has translation MIQVRIKRVYEDFSETDGYRVLVDKLWPRGMKKEWLKYDYWAKDIAPSASLRKWFHEDIPGHWNDFVMQYQKELAASPAMADFLILIKPHPVVTLLYASKEPVYNHARILRDYLEMHLKE, from the coding sequence ATGATACAGGTTAGGATAAAACGAGTTTACGAAGATTTTTCAGAAACAGATGGATATCGGGTGCTGGTAGATAAACTATGGCCGCGAGGAATGAAGAAAGAATGGCTGAAATACGATTACTGGGCGAAAGATATAGCACCTTCCGCTAGTTTGCGCAAATGGTTTCACGAAGATATTCCCGGGCATTGGAACGACTTTGTCATGCAATATCAAAAAGAACTGGCCGCATCTCCCGCAATGGCTGATTTCCTGATTCTTATCAAACCTCATCCAGTGGTCACACTGCTGTATGCGTCTAAAGAACCTGTCTATAATCATGCCCGGATACTTCGGGATTATCTGGAAATGCATCTGAAAGAGTGA
- a CDS encoding o-succinylbenzoate synthase codes for MDCKVEIIPRLLHFRQPAGTSRGTYTIRKVWYLHLTSPDFPGRVGIGECAPLPALSCDDLPDYEVILAKACRRLEERQGRLDVDSLCDYPSILFGLETAIRHFFAGSWALCDTAFSRGEAGIPINGLIWMGDFDKMLSQIEKKMEAGFRCIKLKIGAINFEEELALLRHIRTRFSSKEIELRVDANGAFSPVDAMEKLKRLSELDLHSIEQPIRAGQWEEMARLTSESPLPIALDEELIGCNTLEGKQKLLSAIRPQYIILKPSLHGGVCGGNEWISEAEKRQIGWWITSALESNIGLNAIAQWCATFDNPLPQGLGTGLLFTDNVEMPLEIRKDCLWFCNDAI; via the coding sequence ATGGACTGTAAAGTAGAAATTATTCCCCGGTTGCTTCATTTCAGGCAACCGGCAGGAACTTCCCGAGGCACATATACGATACGTAAAGTCTGGTATCTTCATCTGACGTCTCCTGATTTTCCGGGTAGGGTAGGGATAGGAGAGTGCGCGCCTTTGCCCGCATTGAGTTGTGACGACCTTCCCGATTATGAAGTTATCCTGGCTAAAGCCTGTCGTCGGTTGGAAGAACGGCAGGGAAGGCTGGATGTAGACTCTTTGTGTGATTATCCCTCTATCCTGTTTGGTTTGGAAACGGCTATCCGGCACTTCTTTGCAGGAAGTTGGGCATTATGCGATACGGCTTTCTCACGTGGTGAGGCAGGGATTCCGATAAACGGGCTTATCTGGATGGGAGACTTTGATAAAATGCTTTCCCAGATAGAGAAGAAAATGGAGGCCGGATTCCGTTGTATCAAACTAAAGATCGGTGCTATCAACTTTGAAGAAGAACTGGCATTGCTTCGTCATATCCGTACCCGCTTTTCCTCTAAAGAAATCGAACTGCGTGTCGATGCCAACGGTGCTTTCTCTCCGGTGGATGCAATGGAAAAGCTGAAACGCCTGTCCGAACTTGACTTACATTCTATCGAACAACCTATCCGTGCCGGGCAATGGGAAGAAATGGCACGCCTCACTTCCGAATCTCCCTTACCGATTGCTTTGGACGAGGAACTCATAGGATGCAATACACTGGAAGGAAAACAAAAACTGCTTTCAGCAATTCGTCCGCAATACATTATCCTCAAACCTTCCCTTCATGGAGGAGTATGCGGAGGAAACGAATGGATATCCGAGGCGGAGAAACGGCAGATTGGCTGGTGGATTACTTCCGCTCTGGAGTCGAATATCGGGCTGAACGCTATCGCCCAGTGGTGTGCTACGTTTGATAATCCGTTACCGCAGGGCTTGGGAACAGGATTGCTTTTTACGGATAATGTAGAAATGCCTCTTGAAATAAGAAAAGATTGCCTGTGGTTTTGTAATGATGCTATTTAA
- a CDS encoding isochorismate synthase, whose amino-acid sequence MTDEEISNLTTIDAFIERKQPFAVYRIPGEKIPCLVTQEEGAVRLIYDLQELNGQRGFVIAPFRPNETCPILLIQSNGPGQPLLLADDADAVPRDIPSTDYPSCSEEYAECFRTFISALRDKTFEKLVLSRKLTIGKPSAFSPSLAFRAACQRYIHSYIYLCYTPQTGIWLGSTPEIILSGEKDDWHTVALAGTQPLQDGKLPQVWDEKNRKEQEYVSSYIRGQLLSLGIHSTENGPYPAYAGALSHLKTDFRFSLQDNKGLGDLLKVLHPTPAVCGLPKDTAYRFILENEGYDRRYYSGFIGWLDPDGRTDLYVNLRCMHIEEEQLTLYAGGGLLASSELNDEWLETEKKLQTMRRIIVPASLHDPQPITS is encoded by the coding sequence ATAACCGACGAAGAAATAAGTAACTTGACAACTATTGATGCATTTATAGAACGGAAGCAACCGTTTGCCGTTTATCGTATTCCCGGGGAGAAAATTCCGTGCCTGGTGACACAGGAGGAGGGGGCAGTCCGTCTGATATACGATTTGCAGGAACTAAACGGGCAGAGAGGATTTGTGATTGCTCCGTTCCGACCTAACGAGACTTGCCCCATTTTGCTGATTCAATCGAATGGGCCGGGGCAACCTTTGCTTCTTGCAGATGATGCGGACGCCGTTCCGCGGGATATTCCGTCAACCGACTATCCCTCCTGTTCCGAGGAATATGCGGAGTGTTTTCGTACATTTATCAGTGCCTTACGTGATAAGACTTTTGAAAAGCTGGTGCTTTCCCGTAAACTTACTATCGGAAAACCATCGGCATTTTCTCCTTCATTAGCCTTTCGCGCGGCTTGCCAACGCTATATCCATTCCTATATATACTTATGTTATACTCCCCAAACAGGTATCTGGTTGGGAAGTACGCCCGAAATCATCTTGTCGGGCGAAAAGGACGACTGGCATACGGTAGCATTGGCCGGAACCCAACCTCTGCAAGACGGCAAACTGCCGCAAGTCTGGGATGAGAAGAATCGGAAAGAACAGGAATACGTCTCCTCTTACATCCGTGGCCAACTCCTTTCATTAGGGATTCATTCGACGGAGAACGGCCCCTATCCTGCTTATGCCGGCGCCTTGTCGCATCTGAAAACGGATTTCCGATTCTCTCTGCAAGACAATAAAGGTCTGGGTGACCTCCTGAAAGTGTTGCATCCTACGCCCGCCGTATGCGGACTGCCGAAGGATACAGCCTATCGGTTTATTCTGGAAAATGAGGGCTACGACCGCCGTTATTATTCCGGTTTTATCGGCTGGCTCGACCCGGATGGGCGTACGGACTTATACGTCAATCTTCGTTGTATGCACATCGAAGAAGAACAACTCACTCTCTATGCCGGTGGCGGACTGTTGGCCTCCTCGGAGCTGAACGATGAGTGGCTGGAAACGGAAAAGAAGTTGCAAACCATGAGACGGATTATTGTACCTGCCTCTCTGCACGACCCACAGCCTATCACCTCATAA
- a CDS encoding AMP-binding protein, with the protein MIFDRQQQHLLLEGKEYTPEDIARFIAEGAENTPSALWDLYLFLNEWFNDSPVITVHTSGSTGTPKELIVRKDQMMQSARLTCEFLNLKQGESALLCMNLRYIGAMMLVVRALVTGLDLIVRPASGHPLSDVKQPLRFAAMVPLQVYNTLQTPEEKERLKQTEILIIGGGAIDEALETEIKSLPGAVYSTYGMTETLSHIALRRLNGTAASERYYPFSSVNLSLSPENTLVIDAPLVCDGVLQTNDIARIYPDKGFIILGRKDNVINSGGIKIQAEEVEKLLRPFISVPFVITSVPDQRLGQAVTLLIEGRADTEEIENRLQTILTPYYRPKYILTTDCIPQTGNGKVNRAECSDLARKKLVTFLPSYPH; encoded by the coding sequence ATGATATTCGACCGACAACAACAACATTTGCTATTGGAAGGAAAAGAATATACTCCTGAAGATATAGCCCGGTTTATAGCAGAAGGAGCAGAAAATACTCCTTCTGCTTTATGGGATTTATACCTTTTCCTGAATGAGTGGTTTAATGATTCTCCGGTCATAACAGTTCATACTTCCGGTTCCACAGGTACGCCCAAAGAACTGATTGTACGTAAAGACCAAATGATGCAAAGTGCACGCTTGACTTGTGAATTTCTGAACTTAAAGCAAGGAGAATCGGCATTGTTATGTATGAATCTCCGGTATATCGGCGCGATGATGTTGGTGGTGCGTGCTTTGGTTACGGGACTGGATCTCATTGTGCGTCCCGCTTCCGGTCATCCGCTGTCGGATGTGAAACAGCCTTTGAGATTTGCAGCAATGGTTCCCTTGCAAGTTTATAATACTCTTCAGACTCCTGAAGAAAAAGAACGACTCAAGCAAACGGAGATTCTGATCATAGGTGGTGGAGCGATCGATGAGGCTTTGGAAACAGAAATAAAGTCACTTCCGGGAGCTGTCTATTCTACTTATGGCATGACCGAAACCTTGTCTCATATCGCCCTCCGTCGTCTCAACGGAACAGCTGCTTCCGAACGTTATTACCCGTTTTCTTCGGTAAATCTGTCTTTATCTCCTGAAAACACGTTGGTGATTGACGCCCCTTTAGTTTGTGACGGAGTATTACAGACGAATGATATCGCACGAATCTATCCCGATAAAGGTTTCATTATCCTGGGGCGCAAGGATAATGTTATCAATAGTGGCGGAATAAAAATCCAGGCGGAAGAAGTAGAGAAGCTGCTCCGTCCTTTTATTTCCGTACCGTTTGTCATTACTTCAGTGCCCGACCAACGATTGGGACAGGCTGTGACCTTATTGATAGAAGGACGGGCGGATACTGAAGAAATAGAAAACAGGTTACAGACAATATTGACACCCTATTATCGTCCCAAGTATATTCTGACAACGGATTGCATACCGCAAACGGGAAACGGAAAGGTCAATCGCGCGGAATGTTCCGACTTAGCCAGAAAAAAGTTAGTGACGTTTTTACCCTCATACCCTCACTAA
- the menB gene encoding 1,4-dihydroxy-2-naphthoyl-CoA synthase, whose protein sequence is MSTPRKWTTIREYEDILFDYYNGIARITINRERYRNAFTPTTTAEMSDALRICREEADIDVIVITGAGDKAFCSGGDQNVKGRGGYIGKDGIPRLSVLDVQKQIRSIPKPVIAAVNGFAIGGGHVLHVVCDLSIASENAIFGQTGPRVGSFDAGFGASYLARVVGQKKAREIWFLCRKYTAQEALDMGLVNKVVPLEQLEDEYVQWAEEMMLLSPLALRMIKAGLNAELDGQSGIQELAGDATLLYYLTDEAQEGKNAFLEKRKPNFKQYPKFP, encoded by the coding sequence ATGTCTACACCAAGAAAATGGACTACCATTAGAGAATACGAGGATATTCTTTTTGATTACTATAATGGGATTGCACGTATCACTATCAACCGTGAACGTTATCGGAACGCTTTCACTCCGACCACAACTGCTGAAATGAGCGACGCACTGCGTATCTGTCGGGAAGAAGCGGACATTGATGTGATTGTAATTACCGGAGCCGGAGATAAAGCATTTTGTTCGGGAGGCGACCAGAATGTGAAAGGACGTGGCGGGTACATTGGTAAAGACGGTATTCCCCGTCTGAGCGTATTGGACGTACAGAAACAAATTCGCAGTATCCCGAAACCGGTGATTGCCGCCGTAAACGGATTTGCTATCGGTGGTGGCCATGTGCTTCACGTGGTTTGCGACTTGTCCATTGCTTCGGAAAATGCCATCTTCGGACAGACCGGTCCCCGTGTAGGCAGCTTTGACGCAGGATTCGGAGCCTCTTACCTGGCGCGGGTGGTAGGACAGAAAAAAGCGCGTGAGATCTGGTTCCTTTGCCGGAAGTATACTGCACAGGAGGCTCTGGATATGGGACTGGTCAATAAAGTAGTCCCGTTGGAACAACTGGAAGATGAATATGTGCAGTGGGCGGAAGAAATGATGTTGCTCAGCCCGTTGGCTTTGCGCATGATTAAAGCGGGACTGAATGCCGAACTGGATGGCCAGTCTGGTATTCAGGAACTGGCAGGTGACGCCACACTGCTTTATTATCTGACGGATGAAGCTCAGGAAGGAAAGAATGCGTTTCTGGAAAAACGCAAACCGAACTTTAAACAATATCCTAAGTTCCCCTGA
- a CDS encoding hydrogen peroxide-inducible genes activator: protein MTIQQLEYILAVDQFRHFARAAEYCRVTQPTLSAMIQKLEDELGVKLFDRTVQPVCPTTIGQKVIDQARVILAQAAQVKDIISEDKQSLSGVFRLGVLPTIAPYLLPRFFPQLMEKYPELDIRVTEMKTQDIQQALHAGDLDAGIIASKLEDSFLTEETLFYEQFYAYVSRKEPSFKHEVIRTSDITGERLWLLDEGHCFRDQLVRFCQMEAVKVSQMAYRLGSMETFMRMVESGKGITFIPELAVTQLTEEQRQLVRPFAIPRPTRQVVLATNKDFIRHSLLSVLKEEIKAAVPKEMLSLQSIQCLL from the coding sequence ATGACAATACAACAATTGGAGTATATATTGGCTGTTGATCAGTTCAGACATTTTGCACGGGCAGCCGAATATTGCCGTGTGACACAACCGACTTTGAGTGCAATGATTCAGAAGCTGGAAGATGAACTGGGCGTAAAGCTATTCGACCGGACAGTGCAACCTGTTTGCCCGACAACTATCGGACAGAAAGTAATAGACCAGGCTCGTGTGATTCTGGCGCAGGCGGCCCAAGTGAAAGATATTATCAGTGAAGATAAGCAGTCGTTGTCAGGTGTCTTTCGTTTGGGGGTATTACCTACTATTGCTCCATACCTACTTCCGCGTTTCTTTCCTCAATTAATGGAGAAATATCCCGAACTGGATATTCGCGTCACAGAGATGAAAACGCAGGATATTCAGCAGGCATTACACGCCGGAGATCTGGATGCGGGAATTATAGCCAGCAAATTGGAAGACTCATTTCTGACCGAAGAAACTCTTTTTTATGAGCAATTCTATGCTTATGTATCCCGCAAAGAACCGTCGTTCAAGCATGAAGTAATCCGTACTTCCGATATAACGGGCGAACGTCTCTGGCTTTTGGATGAAGGGCATTGTTTCCGTGACCAGCTTGTTCGTTTTTGCCAAATGGAAGCGGTGAAAGTCAGCCAAATGGCTTATCGGCTGGGAAGTATGGAAACGTTTATGCGAATGGTGGAAAGCGGGAAGGGGATTACCTTTATTCCCGAACTGGCAGTGACACAGTTGACAGAGGAACAACGGCAACTCGTCCGTCCGTTTGCCATTCCTCGGCCTACGAGGCAAGTGGTGCTGGCTACAAATAAAGATTTTATTCGCCACAGCCTTTTATCTGTTTTGAAAGAAGAAATAAAGGCGGCAGTTCCTAAAGAAATGTTGTCATTACAATCTATTCAATGTTTGTTGTGA
- a CDS encoding helix-turn-helix domain-containing protein has product MHLGVCICIFLFVHNQILRADETVSDDSLYTAGYINSIYIAQPKRALQLLDEAENRKAIPLRIINELRSLSYSNMYMNKLAFMYARKAYLLDSISQKDPKHLLKMTVHLAEFSAMMSKYNESMRYAYSGIKLAQELEDREAKARLFFCIGENNWRLSFKDKAYDYFDRTIKLLRGSNKMREMMLLSYYYGAEMSFLMNDSRVKEALELAFEREKLIKRLEALPQIPEGYVDGQYSYLYAKLAYIYYVEKKNAQAEQYYQKYLSKKESHTPDGKMYSVPYLMISKQYEKALEKCKGFKEWMRTQQDTLNEQYLTVLQHEVKAYLGMHHYKEAAATRGTILAITDSINRRDRNNAALELNAMYGASEKEEYIAQQAFQLRIKNISLAFMVCIVLLTLFILWRLWRFNKTIKYKNRMLAKLINEKLADKEKRDQQSEEYEQFAISSEIELEDRLLEKEQEEQCESSDEDDTEVASGEKDENRQIFKELNRIVVQDRLYLSPELSREDLAQIVHLNNARFARMIKECTGTNFNGYINELRIDYAIQLLKTHPHYTIRAIADEAGFNSAPILYSLFKKKTGMTPYEFKKAQESL; this is encoded by the coding sequence ATACATTTAGGGGTATGTATCTGCATATTTTTATTTGTGCATAACCAAATTCTGAGAGCTGACGAAACAGTAAGTGACGATTCGCTATATACCGCCGGGTATATAAATAGTATCTATATTGCACAGCCTAAACGTGCTTTGCAATTATTGGATGAGGCAGAAAATAGAAAAGCAATTCCTTTGCGGATTATCAATGAGTTGCGTAGTTTGTCATATAGCAATATGTATATGAATAAACTGGCGTTTATGTATGCAAGAAAAGCTTATTTGCTTGATTCCATATCTCAAAAAGATCCGAAGCATCTGTTGAAAATGACAGTTCATCTAGCGGAATTTTCGGCCATGATGAGCAAGTATAATGAAAGTATGCGTTATGCATACAGTGGGATTAAACTGGCACAGGAGTTGGAAGATCGAGAAGCCAAAGCCAGATTATTTTTCTGCATAGGTGAGAATAACTGGAGATTGTCTTTTAAAGATAAAGCATATGATTATTTTGACCGTACTATTAAATTATTGCGCGGTTCAAATAAAATGCGGGAGATGATGTTGCTTTCTTACTATTATGGAGCAGAAATGAGCTTTTTAATGAACGATTCACGTGTTAAAGAGGCTTTGGAACTTGCTTTTGAGCGTGAAAAGCTTATAAAGCGGCTGGAGGCATTACCTCAAATACCCGAAGGTTATGTGGACGGACAATATAGTTATTTGTATGCAAAACTTGCCTATATTTATTATGTAGAAAAAAAGAATGCACAGGCGGAACAATATTATCAAAAATACTTGTCGAAGAAAGAATCTCATACCCCGGATGGGAAAATGTACTCTGTTCCTTATTTAATGATTTCCAAACAGTATGAGAAAGCTCTTGAGAAATGTAAGGGTTTCAAGGAATGGATGAGAACTCAACAAGATACTTTGAATGAACAATATCTGACTGTTCTTCAACATGAGGTGAAAGCTTATCTGGGTATGCACCACTATAAAGAGGCTGCAGCGACCCGTGGGACTATCTTAGCTATAACAGACAGCATTAATCGTAGAGATAGAAACAATGCGGCATTGGAGTTGAACGCGATGTACGGTGCTTCTGAGAAAGAAGAATACATTGCCCAACAAGCTTTCCAATTAAGAATAAAGAATATCTCACTTGCTTTCATGGTCTGTATCGTTCTGCTGACCTTGTTTATCTTATGGCGTCTGTGGCGTTTCAATAAAACGATTAAATATAAAAACAGAATGTTGGCTAAGTTGATCAATGAGAAACTTGCCGATAAGGAAAAAAGGGATCAGCAGTCGGAGGAATATGAGCAATTCGCTATATCATCAGAAATAGAACTGGAAGACAGATTGCTCGAGAAGGAACAAGAAGAACAGTGTGAATCTTCGGACGAAGATGACACAGAAGTAGCAAGCGGGGAAAAAGACGAGAATAGACAGATTTTTAAAGAATTGAATCGCATCGTTGTTCAAGATCGTTTGTATCTTTCTCCTGAACTGTCGAGAGAAGACTTGGCGCAAATCGTTCATTTGAACAACGCGCGTTTTGCCCGGATGATAAAAGAATGTACCGGAACTAATTTTAACGGATATATCAACGAGTTGCGTATTGATTATGCTATTCAACTGCTAAAAACACATCCGCACTATACGATACGCGCGATAGCAGATGAAGCTGGGTTTAATAGTGCTCCGATATTATACAGTCTTTTTAAGAAGAAAACGGGAATGACTCCTTATGAATTTAAAAAAGCGCAAGAGTCGCTTTAA